The Natribaculum luteum genome contains the following window.
GCCGTCCCCGGCAATCACGACGTGCCGAAGTCGTTCGACGACCACGACGCCCCGCCCGTGACGTCGTTCGCACGGAACTACGCGCCCGGGGACCTGCCGTATCACGTCCGCGTCGGTGGCGTCGACCTGATCGGCCTCGACAGTGCGACCGGTTCCGGTGACGAACTCGTCGACGGCCACAGCGGCCTCGTGACCGACGACCAACTCGAGTGGCTCGACGAGACGCTCGCCGATGCCGCCGTGCCGGTCGTCTTCTTTCACCACCCGCTCGTCTCCCTCTCCGCGCGCGTCGACGCGTTTGGACACCGGACCCACCATCGGCTACAGAATGCCGACGCGCTGCTCGAGGTGCTCGCCGCCCACGACGTCTCGCTCGCGCTGTCGGGACACGTCCACTGGCCGCTTTGCTGGTCCTCGCGCGGAGTCAGACACGTCGTCGCCCCGTCGACGTGTTCGTTTCCCCAGATGTACCTTCGCGTCGAGATCACGCCGACGGGCACCGACGTCTGGCTCCAGCCACTTGCCGACTGGAACGGCCTCACGGAGGCGTATCGCCACGCGTGTACCGGTGACGACCGCGGTCGAGCGATCAGCGAGTGCACGACGGACGGGTACTTCGACTCGTTACCGCTTCGCGACGAAGTCAGCGAGCGGACGTCGACGTCTCGGACCGCCGTCGGCCGGTAGTGACGCCTCGAAGCTACTACGTTTTCGCCGTCCCTGCTGACGAGTCGCCGCTCTTGCACTCCCGTCCGGATACTGATCCCCCGAAAGTCGTACTGAGACCTCTATATTACAATTAGCAGTGATTTTGTACGGTCTGTACAGAGGCGAACGTACGGCGTCACTGAGTGACGCCGGAGTTCCACATGGACGGGTCCGCCGACGTTTCAGACGATCGCACTGCCCGCGAACGACGTTTCACTACCGAAGACGATTCGTTCCGATATCCCCTCGAAACCGTCGTCGTCCGCTACGAAGACCGTTCCGACCGTTGTACCCTCCTTCCGAAAGACTGCTCCGACGACGAGAAACTGACGACCTGGCTTACCGCGAGCGTGGAGGCGTTCGTCGACCTGGACGACACACGCTGATCCGCC
Protein-coding sequences here:
- a CDS encoding metallophosphoesterase family protein gives rise to the protein MRDLPLGDECETLLARLTTPTASETTLAVVSDPHVTPHARGSTKVFHRTVERFRSALVDADRLGADAVVCPGDLTKDGTPAEFDRATGLLEETDLPFFAVPGNHDVPKSFDDHDAPPVTSFARNYAPGDLPYHVRVGGVDLIGLDSATGSGDELVDGHSGLVTDDQLEWLDETLADAAVPVVFFHHPLVSLSARVDAFGHRTHHRLQNADALLEVLAAHDVSLALSGHVHWPLCWSSRGVRHVVAPSTCSFPQMYLRVEITPTGTDVWLQPLADWNGLTEAYRHACTGDDRGRAISECTTDGYFDSLPLRDEVSERTSTSRTAVGR
- a CDS encoding DUF7511 domain-containing protein encodes the protein MDGSADVSDDRTARERRFTTEDDSFRYPLETVVVRYEDRSDRCTLLPKDCSDDEKLTTWLTASVEAFVDLDDTR